The window GTCTCTGTCTCTGGTGTTCACAGTGTCCAGGTGTTATACAGCTGTTAATGAGGAAATGGAGACGTCTATTGGTTTTGATCAACACGGTGATGATGGAGAAGGCTTCATATCACTGGACCTGGAAACAAATACATGGATGTTCTCCCATCAGGCTGCCTCCTTCAAACACAAGTGGGAGAGACATGAAGCTCAATTAGATGATGATAGAAACTTCACCAACATTTACCCTCagtggctgcagaggaaggtgAACCATGGGAACTAAAACACTCTGAATGAATGCAGTGACACCACCTGGAGGGTTTTTGACTTCTGATCCAGAACAGCCTAAAGCTTTTTGTAGAAGTGTCACACAGTTAAAAAGACATTCAGGTCAAACCCTGCTAAATGGGACACCTCCGCCATCTACTGTCACAATGCTGCTCCTGCATCCAGTCAGACCAGCCAGGACTTATGGGTCTTTAAGACGTGAGGCAGATTCTCAGAACAACCTCAAATATAATAGTTCAAGTGCTGAGGATCAATGTTTTTGATCCATTTGCTGCTTCTCATTTCTGAAAaggtgaaacacattttcaagtGTGTCCAGTTATTACACACACTGCAGtcctgtgtttttactgttttattattttagataCTATAACAACCATCTGTCACGTCACATTGATAATGTCTCAACAAACCCAGAGAAAGTgctttgtttagaaaagaacaaatgaaacatctacatgacattttcatcacagtCTAATCAGCTGATGAACAGTCACCATAAGTGTGATGGGAATTAACAGGACAGATGCAAACCTGAgctttttccacacagacacattttactGTGTAGTATTTCAGAAAGGAGCAGGTGACAGCAGCCCAACATGTTCTTTAGCAGACAGTGCTACATCAGGACAATAAGCCATGATTAAGTTGGTTCCATCCAAGACAAAGAGagaattaaaacacaaacaaccacagacagaaaaatataataatgaattTAAGAGAGAATATAAAGATACATGTGTCTACAAATTCATATTGTCAGGGCTACATCAATAGGCTGCTCTATATGGAAACActaaggtttgtttgttttattacactTTGGAAAGACAAGAGCTTATAACAGGTTTAGTGCAGAGTCTTCAGTGTGTTTCAAAAGTAGAAAAGTCAAACTAAAGCCCAGAAATGACGACTACAGGCCTGTGTATGACTTCCTACTAATCAAAGACACTACATTAGAATAACTGCAGTACCTACTGATATAAGTTAATAACAGAAATACTTCAAGGTGCAGATCATCactcttttttgtctctttgtgtctttggtCTCTGGCTCATTCTTAAAGCTCTGCAGAAACAGCTGGACAGCAGCATCACTTCTCTCCAGATGTTGTTGCCCCTGGagtgttttcctccacagtAACGTTTGTGTCAGATCTGTCACTGACTGGAAACAAGAGAAATATGAGTTTGATGAGAAGCTTCACTGAATCTTCAGAGTCAAGATCAATTCATAAACAGACAAGATGAATATTTGATTAGACACTAATTAAAGTTCATACTGAAACATCATCAATGTTCATTAGTCAGGAGATAATCAACACTATTGATTTCTGGTGTAACAGACATCAAATGTGAGCAGTCTGCTTCCTGTAGTTACACTGGATCACTGACTGAATGTCTCTGTGAATGTACAGACATCAGTTCAATGGAAATACAGGATGAAAATGGACATTATGTCAGTGGAACATTATGTGCACAGAGTAGCTGAAATGATGAAGTACTCACTGTGATCAGATTGGACCTTCACTCAGGTTTAATGACAATGAGGAatctgaaaaaagagaaaagtttttaaaaactcatattaaaagtaaatatattaGACACAGGACATTTCATAATTGATATAATACAAATTCAATTCTTCaaagcaaatacattttattttatatataaagtCAAACTTACTGTTCACAGGTCTGAACCCTGAAACACAGATGAAAGATCACAGCATTACATATAAAAAATCTGAATTcatgaaaagacaagaaaacatttttacctATTGTGATGAAAGAATTTCACATATTGCTGCTTTGAATATAAAGGCAGGAGAGCAACTCTTAGCAAACACACTGTTCAACTTTTCTCCTTCAGATGAACCTGTGTGTTCAATCCAACACAGGAGTAAAAAAGGCTTCATGATGACTGAGAACATGTTTGTCCCTCACcgttgtttttcttcctccagaTGAAGAGTCCAGAGATGCAGGCGGCCAGGAGCAGCAGTCCTACAACAGCTCCAATGACAGCAGCTACAGGAAACTGTGGGTCACCACCTGGAACCAAAACACAACATTCACACTTTGTCTTTACCACTGGATGGAGATCAGTAGGTTTAGTTTATAGAATCCACTGTAGGTTTGACGTGTTTGAAACAGATCagatgaaaaacatgttaaaatggattcagtcaaataaacagcagtttgactttatttcaattgtttgtttttccttcaatACAGAGATAAGAACCTTGTTTCCTGCTCAGACGACGTCACTGTTCACAGAGACTAAGGCGTATGTTGTTAAATTAACTTATAGAAATGATGACCTAAATTTAACATAAGGAGCAAAGTCTGTCTTAGAATTGTCCTTTGAACCAAAGGTAAAGACTAAGATTTAAAATCTGAGTCAAAACAATTTGTCTAGACCTGAAATGACAGATGTTTGAAATCAAGGTCAGTATttggtggaaaaacaaacaaacaacaaacagctgtgtATTTCCAGACTCCATCACATCTGAACCCAGTCTTACCCCAGTTGGTCCTGATCTGGTCTTTGTCCAGTTTGGTGACGATGTGGTTCTTAACTCCAgagagctgaaacacacagtcgTACCTGCTCCAGTCTTCAGGTCTGACTGATGAAAGGTTCAGGTCAACCCTCATCTGGAAGGTCCCGTCCTTGTTGGGGAGGATCTCTCCGTGGTCCACGTCCTCAtgaagctgctctccatctTTCCTCCAGAACAGGTCAGCTTTGTCAGGGTAGAAACCTGTAGCGTGGCAGCTGACTGGAGAGGAGGGGGTCTTCTGGAGGAGAGACACTGAGGGGAggtctgcacacagacagacagaccatggaagaaatatgaatgtgtgtatgaattgttctgtaaaaagaaaattgcCTTGCTCACTCTCCTCTGACTCAATCTGACATCATTAGATTGTAACACATTTTAACTACTTTCTATACAGTTGCACCACCAGGAGTGCAGAGGTTATCACTGACACCTCACACTAAGAAAGTTGTGGGTTCAAAGCTCAGGGCTGAGACCCTCCAAAGGGTCCCAAGATAAATGTGAAGGGTGTGAGATGAGTAATAGCAGAAGGAAGAAACAAAGTTCTGATGGACACATTTGGATTCTGACTTTTCTCTTGGCTTTTGTGTGACAATCTGaatcatttgacattttagatAATGTGAGATGTTTAGAGGGGAAATATCTGTTTGGTGAACTCAGAGTCAGAAACACAATTACAAAGGTTTTTATGGAGAAGTCATATTGGAAACTACTGTTTTAATCTTTACATTAACTACATTATTTAGAAGGTCAACATAATTTACTTGATATAAAGTCCACACACTCCTGCCGCACTTCCTGTTCccagactcttattttgtattaCTTCCTGTCCCTTCAGCATTCCCTTATTATTTCTGCCTTGACTTTGTCATTATCTCTGATTGAACCTGTTTGCTCTGCCTGTTCCAGGAATAAAACCCTGTAGTTCCTCCATCCTGCCTTTCTGATTTGTCTGCATTTAAGTCCACAGTTTGTTAGACCTGACAAGTCTTTGTCTACAAATTAACTAGAAGCTACAGTTACTAGTTCAATGTAGTCAGATTAAATCAACAGAAACATCTCAGTGGGGCTCACTGTGTCAGTTCATGTTCACTGTAACTGCACATTAGAAATTCAATATTCACATCATGACACTACATCAGGTCATGTGACTCTACCTGTTCTCTGCAGAGAGCTGCTCCCATAGATCAAAAAGGTCTTCAACCACTGAGGACAAATGTTGGTGAGAAAGTTAGTATCTTTAAATCCATCTTTGCCACTTTCCCACTTGTGTTTGTAGGTTGCAGCCTGTTCTGTGTACAGCCATGTCTGTGTCTTCATGCTGAATGATATGAAATCTTCTCCATCATAACCAAAGTCATCATATCCATCAACCTCTCCAGTCTCTTCATCCCATTCACATCCAGATAACTCCTGGAAAATGTGAAGACCTGAGACacagtgagacagagactgCAGTAAAAACCAGAATGATACTGTAACACACGTAGGCCTAAGTGTTCAAATAATTGGCTATTGCATGAATTTTCCTTGTGTATTTTGTCAACCCAACAGTGTGGCACAATCCAGCCCAAAggacacaacaaaaacaagaatgaaacaCTAGTTAGTACAAATCAAACATACATTTACCTCCAGTTTGGTTGAAGTGCAGGTTTATATCCTCAATCACAGCTTTTGTAAGCTGATGTGTTACTATGCACCGATTAACATGCCACTCCAACTCCTGAGGAGCAAATTTGATTAATGTTCTGAGCCAGTCCTGTCTGAGTTCGACAGTTTTAATGTCACTGTCACAATAACCCATCTCAGCTCCATCAATCATCGACACAGCCACAAACTCTGGGAAGGTCTGTAGTCCAGAGGATGCAGTGACGAAATAGGCCAGAGAGTGTTTCACTGTAGGACAAACCAAAGGTTTCAGGTCagacaactttaaaaaaatcaattttcatttattatcaATTCTCAGTTCTGTGACTAAAACAGGATTTAAGTTCATATTTAGTCAAGAAAGGACAAAGGAGTGATTGTATTTACTTTCTAAACCATAACTGGCTGGTAATTCAAGAGTAAAAGTCATTTCTCTGCTTTGACTCAGTCAGTCCAGACCAGTTCACAGCTTCTCTGTCAATGATTAATATGTTTCAGTCaagattcatgtttgtctttaaaTGAGAAAGTCTTTTCAGACCGCAGAACAACGTCCAAAGAGAAACTACGGGGCCAAACGCTGAACCAACACCGCAATCAAACAAATGAGTTTGGAGACATAAATGTTACAACTGGATTTTAATGTGGATCTTACCTGAATGTGCGACAGGAAGCAGAAAAAGCACAAGAACAAGCTCCATCGTCTCCAGACGGAGGAAAGTTTGTCAGAGAGTCACGTGATCGTTCACACCCAATAGAAATATTCATCTATTGGCCTGATGCCACAAATATTGAACACACCTTTATACAAAATGTgcccaaaataaaaatgtttcagatcTTCAACCTTTTTGTTTCCACTCAGAGTCCTGGGCTCGTTTGAAATGTGACTGAGTTTATTTTGCAAATAAACCAGGACTGAGTATAAGAAACTGAACCAAAGTGAAATATAAGGTTTCATCCTCAGCTGTTTGGTTTTGGGCTAAtgtaagtttgtttcggccttatcaggaaaagatgtgtcaaaacgcgccggcgcgtgcgtcgaccccagagggttaaaaaacaTATCAGGTCTGTAGTGGAACATTTGTCAGGGGAAAACATTTTGGAGCCAGAGAGTTGATGATGGTCTTTGATAGGAAGGATCAAGAGGATCAATAGACATGATCAGCCTAAACCTCAGTGCTAAAGGGTTTCCATAACTTCACTTACTGGCACATTCAGTTATTGAGAATGAAAGATTTAATATCttattttccacaaattatttttaatttactattTTTAATTCACTTTCATTCCCTCCACCCTGGATGGAAGTTATAATCAGTGAAAATATTAGGAGTGGCAACTAAACAAGCTCGCTGATCTTCATTTTAGACCATTTTAGACAGATCTACAGAGGACACTGTCTGCAAACACTTTCAGTTTaataaccatccatccatctatccatcttcttccgcttacccggggccgggttgcgggggcagtagccgaatcagggatagccagacttccttctccctggacacttcctccagctcttccggggggacaccgaggcgttcccaggccagccgggagacatagtcactccagcgtgtcctgggtcttccctggggcctcctcccggtgggacatgcccagaacacctccccaggaaggcgcccaggaggcatccgaaacagatgcctgagacccctcaactgactcctctcgatgtggaggagcagcggctctactccgagctcctcctgggtgaccgagctcctcaccctctctctaagggagcacccggccaccctgcggaggaagctcatttcagccgcttgtatccgcgatcctgttctttcggtcatgacccagagctcatgaccataggtgagagtaggaacgtagattgaccggtaaatcgagagcttcgccttccggctcagctccttcttcaccacaacggactggtacaccgaccgcattactgctgccgatgccccgatccgtctgtcaatctcgcgttccgtgattccctcactcgtgaacaagaccccgagatacttaaactcctccacttgaggcaggatctctcccctggcctggagatggcaagccatctttttccggttgagt of the Mastacembelus armatus chromosome 11, fMasArm1.2, whole genome shotgun sequence genome contains:
- the LOC113126011 gene encoding major histocompatibility complex class I-related gene protein-like, encoding MIDGAEMGYCDSDIKTVELRQDWLRTLIKFAPQELEWHVNRCIVTHQLTKAVIEDINLHFNQTGGLHIFQELSGCEWDEETGEVDGYDDFGYDGEDFISFSMKTQTWLYTEQAATYKHKWESGKDGFKDTNFLTNICPQWLKTFLIYGSSSLQRTDLPSVSLLQKTPSSPVSCHATGFYPDKADLFWRKDGEQLHEDVDHGEILPNKDGTFQMRVDLNLSSVRPEDWSRYDCVFQLSGVKNHIVTKLDKDQIRTNWGGDPQFPVAAVIGAVVGLLLLAACISGLFIWRKKNNGFRPVNISDRSDTNVTVEENTPGATTSGEK